GTCGGCAGCCAGTCCGACGCCAACTATATGTTCGCGTTCGACGCAGCCACCGGCACGGTACAGTTCCGTGCGCGCGTGGGCTCGATCTATGACCGGCTGTCCTCGCCGGTCGTCCAGGATGGCGTGATTTATACCAACGGCGGTTCGTATGTCGGCCTGTATGGCTACAGCACCACCGGCGAAACGCTGTTCAATACCACCGCCGGCTCGGCAGCATCACAATGGGCGCCTGCAGCCGATGCCAACGGTGTGTACCTGTTCACCGGCGACGCGATCGTGGTCTTCAAACCGAAAACCGGCGAGCGCCTGGCCACTGTTCGCGACAGTAACAGCAGCTTCTACAGCCAGGGCAGCGGTGCGCCTGTCATCGGCGCCAATGGCGTGTATACCACGACCGGTGTCTACAACAGCAACACTGGTAACACCAGCTACAGCCTGACCCGGTTCGACATCGCCAAGAGCTTCATCGATTGGCGTGTGACCGGCAGCTACGGCATCTCGCCGGCCTACTCCGCCGGCGTGCTGTACGCGCTCAACACCAATCCGTTCCGGCTGGAAGCACGCGCCGAAGCCGATGGCGCACTGCAGTGGTCGTGGACGCCACAACTGAACACCGAGTCGTCGTTCTACGGCCCGGCCGTGGTGACCAAAAACCTGCTGTTCGTCAGCACCAACCGCGTCACCTACGCAATCGACAAGGTGACCCGCAAGACGGTATGGAGCTACCCGATGGCCGGCCTGTTGTCGATCAGCCAGAATGGTGTGCTGTATATTCAGAGTGCGGATGCCACTGTAGCCGTCAATCTCAAGTAAGCCACGCAGCGAAGTAACAAGCCGGGCCGCCTCCATAGCGGCCCGGCTTTTTTTTTGTAATTAACGCCTTTTCGCAACGGTCACAACCAAAGCGGCGGTGTTAATCAACAGTTGTGTTCGCTACCTAACACAAACCGTAATTTCAATTAGTAGGTTTGCCATAACTAAATTAATATTATTTTTTTGAAATCAAAACAAGGGGAACTCATCATGCGCTATCAACACTGGGCAGCAATCGTGATTATCGCGTCCGCAGTCTCTGGCTGCGTGGTCGAGGGCGGCGACGTGTCGCACCTGTCGGCCCGGCCGCTTGACGCGCCGCTCGAGAGCGCGATCGGTGCAGTTCCCGCCGTGGAGACCGGCGGTCACCTCGCCACCGGCGTGATGTACGCCAAGGTCAGCGACAATGGCCAAGTTCATCTGGCGCCGGCGCTGGGCGAAGCAGACAGCGGAAAAGTCACGCTGGCGCCAGCAGTCAAGTTGCGTCCTGAACAGTATCTTGGCAATATGACCATGAAGCTGTGCGGCACCGACTGCTGATCCGACTACCGGCGGTCGCTGGCCAGTATGCCAAGGACATGCTTTTTTGTGGCAAAAAAGTCACCCGCCCCTCTACACTATTGCATTTGTTTCATGCGGATCGCTTACTCCGCACTGTAGCACTGCGACCACAGTCTTGTCGTATGTTACGTAGCCAATTGCGCTGCAGCACCATCTTTCCCACTGCTTAATTTGAGCGCCACCGAATATGCGTCTGTCTTGGCAAACTGCCGACGTCTGGCGACCAATGCACAAAGCTGCCGGCTACATGAAATTACAAAATTTTCAATGTTGACAGTAATTTCATGCCGGTGATTTGATGGGTGCGTGCATCACGTTTCCACGTGATCGCATGTCGAGGTCAACTAAAAACTGCAGCGTTCATTTGGGAGAGTGAAATCATGGTGGTGAAAGTCATGGCAAGAAGCATCCGCATCGGCAGTACCGGCGCCCTGCTGGGGTTGGCAGCAATCAACGCTGCGCAGGCGCAAACAACCGATGCGCCCATGCAGCGCGTGGAAGTGACCGGCTCGTCGATCAAGCGGCTGGTGTCGGAAACGGCCAATCCGCTCACCGTGTTCCGCGCCGACGACTTCGTCAAGCAAGGCCTGACCACGGCCCAGGAAGTGCTCGATCGCATACCGTCGAACAGTTCGAGCTTTGGCGCTGGCAATGCCGTCGGCGGCAACAGCTCGGGCCTGCCCACCGGCGGCCAGGCCAGCGCCGACTTGCGCGGCCTCGGTGGCGACAAGACCCTGGTGCTGCTCAATGGCCGCCGCATCGCCAACCACCCGTACGATGGCGCCAGCGTGGACCTCAACATCATTCCCGTCACGGCCCTGGAGCGGGTGGAAGTGCTGCGCGACGGCGCCTCGGCCATTTACGGCACCGACGCCATCGGCGGCGTGATCAACTTCATTACCAGGCGCAACGTCAAGACCACCACCATTACCGCCGAAGCGATTGCCCCGCGCAAGCCGGGCGCCGACGAAAAACGCTTCAATATCTCGAGCGGCTTCGGCGACCTGGAAGCAGACGGCTACAACGTGTTCGGCGTGTTCGATTATCACAAGACCGATATCCTCGACTCGCAAATGCGCGAGTTTTCCAAGACCGGCATCATTCCGTCGCGTGGCCTGAACCTCACTTCCGGCACCACGTTCCCCGGCAACTACTTCGACCCCGGCTCGGGCGCCACCGGCAATCCCGGCTTTGCCACCGGCTGCGACGCCCCGCTGTCGGTGCCGCGCGCCAGCAACGGCACCTGCCGCCAGGACTACACGCGGCAAATCGACAACCTGCCAGAGCAGGAACAAAAAACCTTCTTCGGCAAGGCCACCTTCAAGATCAATAACGACCACCAGGCCTCGGTCGAATACCTGCACGCGGAAAACGACGTGCTGTCGCACACCGCGCCGCCGCCGCAAGCCAACCTGGTCCTGCCCAACACCAGTAAATACTATCCGGGCAACGCGGGCGGCACGCCGGCCATGCCGGGGCTGTCGGGCCAGCCGCTGTCGGTGAACTGGCGCCCCACCGAGGCGGGCCAGCGCGAAATCGTCTCCAAGGGCCAGGCCGACCGCCTCTCCATCTCGGTCGAAGGCTTGCTGCGCGGCTGGGATTACAAGACCGGCTTTACGCTGTCGGAAAGCCGTTCGGCGGAATATTTTACCGGCGGCTATGTACGCGACGAATCGTTCGCGGCGGGCGTGCGCAACGGCATCCTCAACCCGTTCGCAGCACAGGACGCCGCCGGCAAGGCGTATTTGGAAAGCACGGCGCTGCGCGGCCAGGTGCAAAAAGGAAAAACCCGCAACACCGGCATCGACGCCAAGGCCAGCCGTGAACTGTGGGATATGCGCGGAGGCAAGGCGGCTGTCGCCATTGGCGGCGAACTGCGCCGCGAGGAGGCGGATTTCTTCGTCAACCGCGAGATCGCCGGCCAGGCTGCCAGCTCGGGCCTGTCCGGTTCGCAATCGACGGACGGCTCGCGCACCATCAAGGCCATCTTCGGCGAACTGAACCTGCCGCTGCTGCAAGACCTGGAAGTACAACTGGCCACCCGCTACGACAAGTACAGCGACGCCGGCAACACCACCAACCCGAAAATCGGCGTGCGCTATCAGCCGACCAAGCTGCTGCTGCTGCGTGGTTCGGCCTCCACCGGCTTCCGCGCGCCGACGTTGTTCGAAAAGAACGCCCCGCTCTCGCGCAACGATACCAACAACTCGTACAACGATCCGATCCTGTGCCCGGGCGGCGTGCTGGCTAACAACCCGATCGCCAATCCGCTGCGCGACTGCGACCTGCAACAGTACAAGCTGCAAGGCGGCAACCCTGCGCTGAAACCGGAAAAATCGAAGACGTTTGCCTTCGGCGTGGTGCTCGAACCGGTGCCGCAACTGACCGTTTCGGCCGATTACTTCAACATCCGGCTCAAGGACAAGATCAATGCCCTGCCCGAGGAAGTCATCTACGGCGACTTCGAAAAATACCGCGAGCGCTTCCTGCGCAACCCCGACGGCACGCCAAACGCGATCCTGGACTTGAAGGAAAACCTGGGCAAGGTCAATACCGACGGCGTCGATGTGAGCCTGACGCTGCGCTCCGGCGCCAGCGCCTATGGCAACCTGACCTTGACCGTCGATGGCACCTGGGTCCACAAGTATGAATACCAGGACGAAATCGGCGGCGCCTACACCCAGAACGTGGCCCGCTACGCCGCCAACAACCCGGTGTTCCGCTGGAAGCACAACGCTGCGCTGAACTGGCGCCTGGCCAGCTGGAGCGCCACCCTGGCGCAGTCGTACAAGTCCGGCTACCAGGACCAGAACCTCGACATCGAGGACGCTTTCCTGAACCGGGTGCCGTCGTACAGCCTGTGGAACCTGTCGGGCACGTACACCGGGTTCGCCGGCCTGTCGCTGACGGCCGGCGTGAAAAACCTGCTGGACAAGGAGCCGCCGTTCTCGAACCAGGGCACACTGTTCCAGAAGGGCTACGATCCGCGCTACACGGATCCGGTCGGCCGCGCCCTCTACGTGCGCGGCAGCTATACTTTCTAAGGGAGTATCGAAAAACCTGTAGCGCGATTCGCTAGGGTTTTTCGAGATTCCAAGGGGGCTTTATTTGGAAGCGGCTTTGGCCGCCTGCGTCGCCAGGCGGCGCTGGCGCACGGCGGCAGCGAGCCCCTGCAGCACCTGCACGCTGCTGTCCCAGTCGATGCAGCCGTCGGTGACGGACTGGCCGTAGGTCAGTTCCTTGCCTGGTTCGAGGTCCTGGCGGCCGCCCACCAGGTGCGATTCCACCATCACGCCCACGATGCGGGTGTCGCCACCGGCCACCTGGCCGGCGATGTCAGCGCAGACCGGCACCTGGTTTTCCGGCTTTTTCGAACTGTTGGCGTGCGAAGCGTCGATCATCACGCGCGGCGCCAGGCCTTGCGCGCCGATCGCCTTGCACGCTTCATCGACGCTGGCGGCGTCGTAGTTGGGCGCCTTGCCGCCACGCAGGATGATGTGGCAGTCCTCGTTGCCGGCGGTGGACACGATGGCCGAGTGGCCGCCCTTGGTCACCGACAGGAAATGGTGCGGCTGCGACGCGGCCTTGATCGCATCGACCGCGATCTTGACATTGCCGTCGGTGCCATTCTTGAAACCGACCGGACAGGACAGGCCGGACGCCAGCTCGCGGTGCACCTGCGACTCGGTGGTGCGGGCGCCGATCGCGCCCCAGCTGATCAGGTCGGCGATGTATTGCGGACTGATCACGTCGAGGTACTCGGTGCCGGCCGGAAGGCCCAGTTCGTTAATGTCGCGCAGCAGCTCGCGCGCCATGCGCAGGCCGTCATTGATGCGGAAGCTGCTGTCCATGAACGGATCGTTGATCAGGCCCTTCCAGCCCACGGTCGTGCGCGGCTTTTCGAAGTACACGCGCATGACGATTTCGAGGTCGCCCTTGAGCTCGTTACGCAGCTGTACCAGGCGGTGCGCGTATTCCATCGCCGCTTTCGTGTCGTGGATCGAGCACGGGCCCACCACCACCATCAGGCGGTCGTCCTGGCCGTGCAGGATGCGGTGCAGCGCGATGCGCGCAGCGGCTGCCGTGTTGGCAGCAGTCTCCGTGCACGCATACTCGCGAATCAGGTGGGACGGTGGCGTCAATTCCTTCATTTCGCGGATACGTAAATCATCGGTGCGGGGCATGCTGTTCTCCATTGTTTCAAAAAAGTCGGGGTAAAAAAAAACCGCCTGTGGAGGCGGTTTTTTCAGGATTTGCTGGAACTCGTTTTACTGCTACGTGCACCGGCCGCTACTCCACCGCCTCGGGATTGGAATTGCTAAAGTAAAAGTAGCCGGTAAAGAAGAAGCAGGTCATGGCAACGAATTCGGTGTGTGTTTGGTAAAGAGTGGACTGACTATACGCCGGTCAATACGAAGTTGGCAAGCCCTTCCCTACAAAAATTTACACCCGCCCATTTCTCTTTACATCACGCGCTATGTGTCCAGATGTAAGACGAAGACATGCGGCCTGCAGGACGACACCTCCCATTTAACGCAGAAAACCATCTTTACAGTTGTGATGGTTCGTGACTGTTGGTAATCCGCATACTTATTTAAACCGCATTGTTTCCACCTGCGCCCGGATGATCTGATGGACTGTCTACACGACAAACCCAACCATACCAATGCACAGCAGGAGTGATAACAATGATTGAAAGAGCGATGTCCCGGGCCCTGCGCCTGGTGTTTGCCGGTACCCTGGCAACCGGCATGCACGGCGCCATGGCGCAAACCGGCACCGACGACGCTGCGATCCAGCGCGTGGAAGTGACCGGTTCGAGCATCAAGCGCCTGGCCAGCGAAACGGCGCTGCCGATCACCTCGATCAAGGCCAGCGACTTCGTCAAGCAGGGCCTGACGACGGCAGCCGAGGTGCTCAACACCATCTCGATGAACCAGAGTTCGACGACCAGCAGCCAGTCGGTCGGTTCCGGCACCGGCGGCATTGCCACCGCCGACCTGCGTGGCCTGGGCAGCAACAAGACGCTGGTGCTGCTCAACGGCCGCCGCATCGCCAACCATCCGTTCAACGGTTCCAGCGTGGACCTGAACATCATCCCGCTGTCCGCGCTCGAACGCGTGGAAGTGCTGCGCGACGGCGCCTCGGCCATCTACGGTACCGACGCCATCGGCGGCGTGATCAACTTCATCACCAAGCGCGAAGTGCAAGGCGCCACCGTCAGCGTGGAGCGCTACCAGCCGCAAGCGAGCGGCTCGGGCGGCGAGTCGCGCCTGAACCTGTCGGGCGGCTTCGGCGACCTCGACAAGGATGGCTACAACTTCTTCGGCGTGGTGGACTTGCACAAGCAGACCGCGCTGTCGGCCGTCGAACGCGATTTTTCCAGCACCAGCGTGCGCCCGGACCGTGGCATCAACAACAGCAGCGGCACCTCGCAGCCGGGCAATTTCTTCTCCGATAACGGCGTCACCGGCAACCCCTATTACGCCAGCGGCTGCGTGGGCAAGGGCCTGATTGCTGCGGCCAACGGCACCTGCCGCACCGATACCACCGCCTACATCCAGTCGATCCCGAAAACCAAGCAGGAGTCGTTCCTCGGCAAGGCCACCTTTAAACTGGGCGGCGAGAACCTGGGCACGGTCGAATACCTGCACAGCCGCAGCACCAACAGCAGCAGCATTGCGCCGTCGCCGCTGACCGGCATCACCATGACGTCCAGCAGCCCGTACTACCCGGGCGGCAGCGCCGGCGTACCGGCCGTGGCCGGCCTCACGGGTGAAGACCTCACCGTCAACTGGCGCACCGTGGCCGCCGGCAACCGCGTCGGCTACGACACCAGCATCTCCGACCGCCTGGTGCTCGGTTCCGAAGGCCTGGTGGCCGGCTGGGACTACAACGTGGGCCTGACCTACGCCACCAGCAAGGCCACCAGCGCCTTCGTCGAGGGGTACACCAACGACACCCTGATGAAAGCCGGCGTACTCAATGGCATCCTGAATCCGTTCGGCGAGCAATCGACCGACGGTGCCGCGTATCTCGATTCCGCCCAGCTGCGCGGCGAGTACCTGTCGGCGCGCATGACCAGCATCGGCGTCGATGCCAAGGTGAGCCGCGAAATCTTCACGCTGCCGGCCGGTTCGGTCGGCTTTGCGGTGGGCACCGAATTCCGCCACGACAAGGCTACCTACGACGTCAACACCGAGCTGGCCTCGCAGGCGTCGAGCTCCGGCTACGCCGATGCGCAAGACCAGTCGGGCCAGCGCAATATCGCCGCGCTGTACTCGGAGCTGAGCGCGCCGCTGGCCAAGAACGTGGAACTGTCGCTGGCCGCCCGCTACGACCACTACAACGACGTCGGTGGCAGCTTCAATCCGAAGATCGGCCTGCGCTGGCAGCCAAGCAAGCAGATCATGCTGCGCACCTCGTACAACACCGGCTTCCGTGCGCCGACCCTGTACGACCTGCACGGTCCGGCCACGTCCACCTTCACCGGCAATTCGTATGACGATCCGGTGCTGTGCCCGGGCGGCACGGTGGTCGCCGGCGCCAACCCCAACGTGGCCTGCAACCAGCAGCAATACATCCGCAGCGGCGGCAACCTCAACCTCAAACCCGAGAAATCGAAGACCTTCGCACTGGGCGCCGTGTTCGAGCCGACCAATGCGCTCAGCATGTCGCTCGACTACTTCAACATCAAGATCCGCAACAAGATCGGCACGGTGTCGGAGACCACGATCTTCAACGATTACGACAAGTACGCCAGCTACTTCGTGTACTCGGCCGACGGCAAGACGCTGCAATACGTGAATGCCGTGCTCGACAACCTCGGCGAAGTCCACACGTCCGGCATCGACGCCACCTTGCGCTGGAAACTGCCGCGCAGCGCGGCCGGCGACTTTGCCTTCGTGTTCGACGGCACCTGGGTCAACAGCTACAAGTACCAGAACGAGGCCGGCGGCGCCTTTGTTGAAAACGTGGGCGTGTACGGCGACGACAACCCTGTCTTCCGCTGGAAGCACAACGCCACCATCAACTGGAAGCAAGGCGTGTGGAGCGCCAGCCTGTCGAACAAGTTCCTGAGTGGCTACGTGGACCAGAACGACGTCGATGACGAATACAAGCACAAGGTGCGCGCGTATTCGACGTTCTCGCTGTCGGGCAGCTACGCCGGCTTCAAGAACACCGACCTGACGGTGGGCGTGAAAAACCTGTTCGACACCAACCCGCCCTACACCAACCAGGGCACGACATTCCAGAGCGGTTACGATCCCCGCTACACGGATCCGCTGGGCCGCACGTTTTACGTGAAGGCGACGTACAAGTTTTAACGCAACAAAAAACCCGGCAGTGCCGGGTCTTTCATTTTTACGCCGTGCCACCGACGGTGACGCCGTCGATACGTAATGTCGGCTGTCCCACGCCCACCGGTACGCTCTGCCCCTCCTTGCCGCACACGCCCACGCCGGGGTCGAGCCGCATGTCGTTGCCGATCATCGACACGCGATTCAATACCTCCGGGCCGTTGCCGATCAGCGTGGCGCCCTTGACCGGGTACGTCACCTTGCCATCTTCGATCATGTAGGCCTCGCTGGCCGAGAACACAAACTTGCCGTTGGTGATATCGACCTGGCCGCCGCCGAAATTGACCGCGTACAAGCCGTTTTTCACCGACGCCAGGATCTCGCCCGGGTCCATGTCGCCGCCCAGCATATAGGTGTTGGTCATGCGCGGCATCGGCAGGTGGGCGAACGATTCGCGGCGGGCGTTGCCGGTGACCGGCATCTTCATCAGGCGCGCGTTCATGGTGTCCTGGATGTAGCCGGTCAGGATGCCGTCCTCGATCAGCGTGGTGCACTGGGTGGGATTGCCCTCGTCGTCGATATTGAGCGAGCCGCGGCGGTCGGGCAAGGTGCCGTCGTCCACCACGGTCACGCCCTTGGCCGCGACGCGCTCGCCGATCATGCCCGAGAACGTCGAAGAACCCTTGCGGTTGAAGTCGCCCTCGAGGCCGTGGCCGATCGCCTCGTGCAGCAGGATGCCGGGCCAGCCCGGTCCCAGCACCACGGTCATCGGACCGGCCGGCGCCGGGCGCGCATCGAGGTTGACCACGGCCGCATCGACCGCTTCGGCCGCATACGATGCCAGCAGTGCATCGCTGAAGTAATCGTAGCTGTAACGCCCGCCGCCGCCCGACGAGCCGGTTTCGCGGCGGCCATCCTGCTCGACGATCACGGTCAGCGACAGCCGCACCAGCGGCCGGATGTCGGCCGCCAGCACGCCGTCGCTGCGGGCGACCAGCACCACGTCGTATTCGCCGGCCAGGCCCGCCATCACCTGCACCACGCGCGGGTCGCGCGCGCGCGCCATCTTTTCGACGCGTTCGAGCAGCGCCACCTTGGCGGTCGCATCGAGCGACGCGAGCGGATCGTGCGGCAGGTACAGCGCCCGTCCGCCCACCGGCGTGATAGCGCCGGCCACCTTGATCTTGCCGTTGCCCACGCGGGCAATCGTGCGGGTAGCGGCCGCCGCCTCGCGCAGCGCGACTTCCGAAATATCGTCCGAGTACGAGAACGCCGTCTTGTCGCCTGAAACAGCGCGTACGCCCACGCCCTGGTCGATGGCGAAGCTGCCGGTCTTGACGATGCCCTCCTCCAGGCTCCAGCCCTCGCTCTTGGTGAACTGGAAGTACAGGTCGGCGTAATCGACCTTGTGGGTAAACATCGCCCCCAGGGTTTTCAGCAGCTTGTCCTCGTCCAGGCCGAACGGCGTGAGCAGGATGTCGCGGGCGACCGCCAGGGTGGAGAGGTTGGCTTCGAATGGCTTCATGATGGTTCTCGTACTAAATTTACATGGTCCTGTGCTTCAGCGCCGGCAAGCTCTGGCGCACGCCTTCCATGAAGGCCGGGTCGATCTCGCCGGTCACCACGCCCTCGCCTTCGGCCAGCACCGATTTCACGGTACCCCACGGGTCGATCAGCATGCTGTGGCCCCAGGTACGGCGGCCGTTCGGATGCATGCCGCCTTGCGCGGCGGCCAGCACATAGCACTGGTTTTCGATGGCGCGCGCGCGCAGCAGGATTTCCCAGTGGGCCTGGCCGGTGGTGTAGGTAAACGCCGCCGGCAGCACGATCAGCGACACCGGGCCCATGGCGCGGAACAGCTCGGGGAAGCGCAGGTCGTAGCACACCGACATGCCCACCTTGCCGAACGGCGCGTCGAGCACCCCGAGGTTTTTGCCGGGCACGATGGTCTTCGATTCGTTGTACGACTCGTTTCCCTGGCTGAAGCCGAACAGGTGGATCTTGTCGTAGCGGCCGGCCGATTCGCCCTGCGGGCTGTACACCAGCGTGGTGTTGACCACCTTGAGCGGATCACTCGAGGCCAGCGGCAGCGTGCCGCCGATCAGCCAGATGCCAAGTTCCTTCGCCAGGCCGGCCATGAAGTCCTGGATCGGGCCCTGGCCCAGCGGCTCGGCCACGGCCACCTTGTCGGCATCGTTGATGCCCATGATGGCCCAGTACTCGGGCAGCAGCACCAACAGGGCGCCGGCGGCGGCGGCATGGCGCACCAGGCGGTCGGCGGTGGCGATATTGTCCGGTACGGACGGCGAGGAAATCATCTGGATGGCGGCGACGGTATGGCGCATGGCAAGTCTCCCTGTTTTGTCTATTGTGCGCTCTTGGCCGCCGGCGGCTCCGTTTTGGCGGCGTCGAGCTTGGTGACAACCGGCGCCTTCCACGGCCCGGTCACCTGCATATGATAGGTCAATGCCTTCATCACGGGGGCACTGAGGAATAATTGCGCCAGAAAACTGCCCAGACCGATGACGGGATTGACGGCCAGCGCATACACCAGCGGCGCCGTGCCGAGGTTCACTTCCGGTATCACCACCACGTGCAGATTGGTCAGTTCGTTGGCGATGTCGGCGCTGCCGTCCATCAACACGGTGGCGGCCATGCCGTGCATTTTCAGGTTCTCGGTGCGCACGATGCCGCGCTCGATGGCGGCGTTGGCGGTCAGGCCGTCGAACGCCAGCCCTTCGGAAAAGACGTCGTGGAAATCGAGCTTGAGCAGGCGCGGCAACGCTTGCAGGCTGAGCACGCCCAGCAGCTTGGCGGCGCCCGGGTCCTGCTTGATGAACTGGCCCTTTTCGACATTCATGACGATCTGGCCCGACAGGCTCGGCAAGTCCATCGCGTACGGCAAGCCGTTCCAGGCGATATCGCCCTTGAGCGAACCCTTGCCATTGCGCACGGTACCGACAAAGCCGAAGCGGTCGAGCAGCTTGCCGGCGTCGATGATGTCGAGGTTGAAATTGAGGTCGGTGGTATGGGCATTGCCGCGCGTAGTCCACTTGCCGGTGCCGGTCAGTTCGCCGTCGGCATTGGCCAGCGACAGCTTGCTGATGCGCCACACACGCGAATCGGGCAGTTGCACATTGCTCGCTTGCAGGTCGAGCTCGCCCAGCGGCTTGTTGAACAGCTCGAAGCGCTCGATCTTGATGTCCAGCGCCGGGATGGTGGCGGCCGCGCTGCTCTTGCCATCCAACAGGTCGGCCACTTCGTTCGAGGCCGAAGCGGGAATCACCAGCGACGACAGGCGCGCTGTCACCTTGCCCAGGCCGTGGCCGGTGGACGGTTCGCTCCAGGTCAGGTGGCCGTTGGCCTGGGTGGAGTCGATATTGGCTTGCCAGATGCTTTTGTGGCGCGTGACGCCGACCACCACGTTTTCCAGCTTGCGCGCGCCGATCAGAAGTTCGCCGGTGCGCGCGGCAATCGCGTCCGGCACCACGTACTGGCTGAAATCGGCGCTGTCGGCGTCGCCCGTGAAGGCGGCGGCCGTGCTGTTGTTTGGTCCTTCGCCGGCCACAGCCTTGCCGAAGTCGAGCCAGGCGTCGGCATTGAACACGGGCAGGTTGATGTTGAGCGTCAGGCCGCTCTCCGGCTCGGGCGCCGGGGTGTTGATGCCGATGCCGCCGCGCACCA
This is a stretch of genomic DNA from Duganella zoogloeoides. It encodes these proteins:
- a CDS encoding TonB-dependent receptor — its product is MARSIRIGSTGALLGLAAINAAQAQTTDAPMQRVEVTGSSIKRLVSETANPLTVFRADDFVKQGLTTAQEVLDRIPSNSSSFGAGNAVGGNSSGLPTGGQASADLRGLGGDKTLVLLNGRRIANHPYDGASVDLNIIPVTALERVEVLRDGASAIYGTDAIGGVINFITRRNVKTTTITAEAIAPRKPGADEKRFNISSGFGDLEADGYNVFGVFDYHKTDILDSQMREFSKTGIIPSRGLNLTSGTTFPGNYFDPGSGATGNPGFATGCDAPLSVPRASNGTCRQDYTRQIDNLPEQEQKTFFGKATFKINNDHQASVEYLHAENDVLSHTAPPPQANLVLPNTSKYYPGNAGGTPAMPGLSGQPLSVNWRPTEAGQREIVSKGQADRLSISVEGLLRGWDYKTGFTLSESRSAEYFTGGYVRDESFAAGVRNGILNPFAAQDAAGKAYLESTALRGQVQKGKTRNTGIDAKASRELWDMRGGKAAVAIGGELRREEADFFVNREIAGQAASSGLSGSQSTDGSRTIKAIFGELNLPLLQDLEVQLATRYDKYSDAGNTTNPKIGVRYQPTKLLLLRGSASTGFRAPTLFEKNAPLSRNDTNNSYNDPILCPGGVLANNPIANPLRDCDLQQYKLQGGNPALKPEKSKTFAFGVVLEPVPQLTVSADYFNIRLKDKINALPEEVIYGDFEKYRERFLRNPDGTPNAILDLKENLGKVNTDGVDVSLTLRSGASAYGNLTLTVDGTWVHKYEYQDEIGGAYTQNVARYAANNPVFRWKHNAALNWRLASWSATLAQSYKSGYQDQNLDIEDAFLNRVPSYSLWNLSGTYTGFAGLSLTAGVKNLLDKEPPFSNQGTLFQKGYDPRYTDPVGRALYVRGSYTF
- the aroG gene encoding 3-deoxy-7-phosphoheptulonate synthase AroG, which encodes MPRTDDLRIREMKELTPPSHLIREYACTETAANTAAAARIALHRILHGQDDRLMVVVGPCSIHDTKAAMEYAHRLVQLRNELKGDLEIVMRVYFEKPRTTVGWKGLINDPFMDSSFRINDGLRMARELLRDINELGLPAGTEYLDVISPQYIADLISWGAIGARTTESQVHRELASGLSCPVGFKNGTDGNVKIAVDAIKAASQPHHFLSVTKGGHSAIVSTAGNEDCHIILRGGKAPNYDAASVDEACKAIGAQGLAPRVMIDASHANSSKKPENQVPVCADIAGQVAGGDTRIVGVMVESHLVGGRQDLEPGKELTYGQSVTDGCIDWDSSVQVLQGLAAAVRQRRLATQAAKAASK
- the tldD gene encoding metalloprotease TldD — its product is MKPFEANLSTLAVARDILLTPFGLDEDKLLKTLGAMFTHKVDYADLYFQFTKSEGWSLEEGIVKTGSFAIDQGVGVRAVSGDKTAFSYSDDISEVALREAAAATRTIARVGNGKIKVAGAITPVGGRALYLPHDPLASLDATAKVALLERVEKMARARDPRVVQVMAGLAGEYDVVLVARSDGVLAADIRPLVRLSLTVIVEQDGRRETGSSGGGGRYSYDYFSDALLASYAAEAVDAAVVNLDARPAPAGPMTVVLGPGWPGILLHEAIGHGLEGDFNRKGSSTFSGMIGERVAAKGVTVVDDGTLPDRRGSLNIDDEGNPTQCTTLIEDGILTGYIQDTMNARLMKMPVTGNARRESFAHLPMPRMTNTYMLGGDMDPGEILASVKNGLYAVNFGGGQVDITNGKFVFSASEAYMIEDGKVTYPVKGATLIGNGPEVLNRVSMIGNDMRLDPGVGVCGKEGQSVPVGVGQPTLRIDGVTVGGTA
- a CDS encoding outer membrane protein assembly factor BamB family protein, with translation MTVQSGTLARVMASNVGVNLVVTAQAANFTPTGTVYASASDAAGVLQAPVQVTAGASGLYTFSLDTATGVAPGRYKGNATIKLCSDQACTTPQAVASISVPYDITIVGTETAWPGDNLTALSAMTGAGDWSTFQGNSAHTGYVPVEIKPDQIALRWKRGLTGTPASSNGNTVAPQVTANGLLYTTDATSLYAYKETDGSRAWKYDFSNSSYYPVNPPAVANGVVYAVGSQSDANYMFAFDAATGTVQFRARVGSIYDRLSSPVVQDGVIYTNGGSYVGLYGYSTTGETLFNTTAGSAASQWAPAADANGVYLFTGDAIVVFKPKTGERLATVRDSNSSFYSQGSGAPVIGANGVYTTTGVYNSNTGNTSYSLTRFDIAKSFIDWRVTGSYGISPAYSAGVLYALNTNPFRLEARAEADGALQWSWTPQLNTESSFYGPAVVTKNLLFVSTNRVTYAIDKVTRKTVWSYPMAGLLSISQNGVLYIQSADATVAVNLK
- a CDS encoding TonB-dependent receptor, which translates into the protein MSRALRLVFAGTLATGMHGAMAQTGTDDAAIQRVEVTGSSIKRLASETALPITSIKASDFVKQGLTTAAEVLNTISMNQSSTTSSQSVGSGTGGIATADLRGLGSNKTLVLLNGRRIANHPFNGSSVDLNIIPLSALERVEVLRDGASAIYGTDAIGGVINFITKREVQGATVSVERYQPQASGSGGESRLNLSGGFGDLDKDGYNFFGVVDLHKQTALSAVERDFSSTSVRPDRGINNSSGTSQPGNFFSDNGVTGNPYYASGCVGKGLIAAANGTCRTDTTAYIQSIPKTKQESFLGKATFKLGGENLGTVEYLHSRSTNSSSIAPSPLTGITMTSSSPYYPGGSAGVPAVAGLTGEDLTVNWRTVAAGNRVGYDTSISDRLVLGSEGLVAGWDYNVGLTYATSKATSAFVEGYTNDTLMKAGVLNGILNPFGEQSTDGAAYLDSAQLRGEYLSARMTSIGVDAKVSREIFTLPAGSVGFAVGTEFRHDKATYDVNTELASQASSSGYADAQDQSGQRNIAALYSELSAPLAKNVELSLAARYDHYNDVGGSFNPKIGLRWQPSKQIMLRTSYNTGFRAPTLYDLHGPATSTFTGNSYDDPVLCPGGTVVAGANPNVACNQQQYIRSGGNLNLKPEKSKTFALGAVFEPTNALSMSLDYFNIKIRNKIGTVSETTIFNDYDKYASYFVYSADGKTLQYVNAVLDNLGEVHTSGIDATLRWKLPRSAAGDFAFVFDGTWVNSYKYQNEAGGAFVENVGVYGDDNPVFRWKHNATINWKQGVWSASLSNKFLSGYVDQNDVDDEYKHKVRAYSTFSLSGSYAGFKNTDLTVGVKNLFDTNPPYTNQGTTFQSGYDPRYTDPLGRTFYVKATYKF